A portion of the Sphingobacterium spiritivorum genome contains these proteins:
- a CDS encoding PCMD domain-containing protein, whose product MMYKRILIVSIAFVVFLLSGCIKDEPLNMEADITAVYLENGSLITEPLITNNSVTIYVKPKEAGSPDYKLKFDLTPGATIATEVDSVKNFVKPVTYTVTSQDKQFTKSYLVSVVEITEGFVPSEFDFENVKIDPDGKYHVFYDIMNGQSFDNWSSGNLGFSISLSVTPGSVKAPESYPTYATTSSKNGKYAVHMETKLTGAFGAAFNKPIAAGNLFIGSFDTDDMFANPLQATHFGLPFGKIPVTLEGYYKYTPGKQVTDLHLKPVNTQDSCDIYAVFYNREALFEETGKSYLDGGNVLTSKSVVAKAQLKNGGATTADGFTKFSIPFNYIRQYNENDVSQLKYGIALVMSSSKYGDSFQGAVGSVLIVDDLQITTK is encoded by the coding sequence ATGATGTATAAGAGAATTTTAATTGTAAGTATAGCTTTTGTAGTATTTCTACTTAGTGGCTGTATAAAAGATGAGCCATTAAATATGGAAGCGGATATAACCGCTGTTTATCTAGAGAATGGGAGTCTGATTACAGAGCCCCTTATTACAAATAACTCGGTAACCATATATGTCAAACCGAAAGAGGCGGGTAGTCCCGATTATAAATTAAAGTTTGATCTGACGCCAGGAGCGACTATAGCAACTGAGGTGGATTCCGTTAAGAATTTTGTTAAGCCTGTAACGTACACAGTTACCTCTCAGGACAAACAGTTTACAAAATCATATTTAGTATCCGTCGTCGAGATAACAGAAGGTTTTGTGCCTTCAGAATTTGATTTTGAAAATGTTAAGATTGACCCTGATGGAAAATATCATGTATTTTACGATATTATGAATGGCCAGTCTTTTGATAACTGGTCTTCGGGAAACTTAGGATTCTCTATCTCACTTTCTGTTACGCCGGGAAGTGTAAAAGCTCCTGAATCTTATCCTACTTATGCAACGACGTCAAGTAAGAACGGGAAATATGCTGTACATATGGAGACAAAGCTTACCGGAGCTTTCGGGGCGGCATTTAATAAACCAATTGCTGCTGGTAATCTTTTTATTGGCTCATTTGATACGGATGATATGTTTGCGAATCCTTTGCAGGCTACACATTTTGGATTGCCATTTGGCAAGATTCCGGTTACCCTGGAAGGTTATTACAAATACACTCCCGGAAAACAAGTGACTGACCTTCATCTCAAGCCGGTAAATACACAGGATTCCTGTGATATTTATGCCGTATTCTATAACAGAGAAGCATTATTTGAGGAAACAGGTAAGAGCTATCTTGATGGAGGAAATGTATTAACAAGTAAAAGTGTCGTCGCTAAAGCTCAATTGAAAAATGGAGGAGCGACTACTGCTGATGGGTTTACTAAGTTTAGTATTCCGTTTAATTATATAAGACAATACAATGAAAATGATGTCTCTCAACTTAAATACGGCATTGCGCTGGTGATGTCCTCCAGCAAATATGGCGATAGTTTCCAGGGAGCGGTCGGAAGTGTGCTGATTGTTGATGATTTACAAATAACTACGAAATAA
- a CDS encoding MmcQ/YjbR family DNA-binding protein yields MNIEQLREYCICKKGTTEELPFGPDTLVFKVAGKVFLLVGLDQIDQLSFNVKCDPEYAVELREKYESTVLPGYHMNKKHWNTVYANQALSDKELFALIDHSYDLIVKALPLKIRETLSF; encoded by the coding sequence ATGAATATCGAACAACTACGGGAATATTGTATTTGTAAAAAAGGAACCACGGAAGAGTTGCCTTTTGGTCCGGATACCTTAGTTTTCAAAGTGGCAGGTAAAGTTTTTCTGCTGGTTGGGCTGGATCAGATTGATCAGTTGTCATTTAATGTCAAATGTGATCCTGAATATGCTGTAGAATTGCGTGAAAAGTACGAATCTACGGTTTTACCTGGCTACCACATGAATAAAAAGCATTGGAATACAGTCTATGCCAATCAAGCCCTTTCGGATAAAGAATTATTTGCCCTGATAGATCATAGCTATGACCTCATTGTAAAAGCACTTCCTCTGAAGATCAGAGAGACACTCTCTTTTTAA
- a CDS encoding DUF4822 domain-containing protein yields the protein MRHLKNLGLIVLTLVSTALLFSCSDDDKEVTPALTPSEILASTAWETTGAKNNKGENVALTDANVAGAVGFAYYDIKGTFIIYDLKDVFRIQGDWSVSADGKTRKLIAKNPETQAVLFERIVDILVLTPKEFTYRLYPNSTDRTVYYDIIHTPTTHAKPSK from the coding sequence ATGAGACATTTAAAAAACTTAGGACTAATTGTGCTGACTCTTGTAAGCACGGCTTTATTATTCAGCTGTAGTGATGATGACAAAGAAGTCACTCCTGCACTTACGCCAAGCGAAATTCTAGCCAGTACAGCCTGGGAAACGACAGGAGCAAAAAATAATAAAGGAGAAAATGTCGCTCTGACAGATGCAAATGTTGCAGGGGCAGTAGGCTTTGCCTATTATGACATTAAAGGCACTTTTATTATTTATGATCTGAAAGATGTATTCAGAATTCAGGGTGACTGGTCAGTCTCGGCAGATGGTAAAACCCGAAAACTGATTGCCAAAAATCCCGAAACCCAAGCCGTTCTGTTTGAAAGAATTGTCGATATTTTAGTATTGACACCGAAAGAATTCACTTACCGCCTATATCCAAACAGTACTGATCGTACGGTGTATTATGACATCATACACACACCGACAACTCACGCTAAGCCAAGTAAATAA
- a CDS encoding helix-turn-helix domain-containing protein, which yields MVTKETFATLELKEFQFDPRSDYSLLYHGSHGRNKIEKAHKHDFYLLFLIEKGSGIHSIDFIDYSVADFQIHILFPDQVHKWDLGEETSGYQLMISKRVFETFSTSMQFSFLLYQGHPVIPLSQPLFHDLLFEFENLKRELALHPVYWDIVYSRSKLITQLVNREIQSKFDDITVYQTNPTLMRYHSLIDNHYKQEKTVAFYANQLNISANYLNILCKNNLKVTALYLIQTRTTLEAKRLLHSSQKTIKEITFELGFNDIPYFSNFFKGQTGVSPRQFREQL from the coding sequence ATGGTAACCAAGGAAACCTTTGCAACATTAGAACTCAAAGAGTTTCAATTTGATCCCAGATCAGATTACAGTTTGCTGTACCATGGCTCACATGGAAGAAATAAAATTGAGAAAGCACACAAACACGATTTCTATCTCTTATTTTTAATCGAAAAAGGCAGCGGTATACACAGCATAGATTTTATAGATTATTCAGTCGCTGATTTTCAGATCCATATTTTATTTCCGGATCAGGTTCACAAATGGGATCTGGGAGAAGAAACTTCAGGATATCAATTGATGATCAGTAAGCGGGTATTTGAAACATTCTCGACTTCCATGCAGTTTTCTTTTTTGTTATATCAGGGGCACCCGGTCATTCCTCTTTCGCAGCCTCTTTTTCACGATCTATTATTTGAATTTGAAAATCTGAAGAGAGAGCTTGCCTTACATCCTGTTTATTGGGATATTGTGTATTCCAGAAGTAAACTGATTACTCAATTAGTGAACCGGGAAATTCAAAGTAAATTTGATGATATTACTGTATACCAGACAAACCCTACGCTGATGCGATATCACTCTTTGATTGATAATCATTACAAGCAAGAGAAAACAGTTGCATTCTATGCGAATCAATTAAACATATCGGCCAATTATCTTAACATTCTCTGTAAAAATAATCTTAAAGTAACGGCCCTGTATCTGATACAGACTCGCACAACACTTGAAGCTAAAAGGTTACTTCACAGTTCACAGAAAACTATTAAGGAGATTACATTTGAACTGGGATTTAATGATATCCCCTACTTTTCCAATTTTTTCAAAGGGCAGACAGGTGTTTCTCCCCGTCAATTTCGGGAGCAGTTATAA
- a CDS encoding amidohydrolase → MHSISRKDFIKSSSLLLAGGSVLKGEASPVKQAIQMEPTNTYNNSALVLKNVRLETGFEYENEEIIGTKTDLFTLEFENGKIKAILPNKPDAEAVDAKGFLMLPAMKDMHIHLDKTYYGGPWKARSKKNRSVKDMIVFEQKLMPQLLPSSTYRAEKLIELLQSHGVNFARSHVNIEPASKLDSLKNLQVAIENKKDSFGTELVAFPQHGIFYSHSEQLMKDVATMDIDFIGGLDPFSIDGSIEKSIDFIVQLALDNNKGIDIHLHEGGESGLKTVEYLIQKVMENPALQHKTFLSHCFVLAKIENQKLQETAEKLSNAHVGIISTVPFGGIIMPIPTLYKYGVDVRTGNDSIIDHWNTFGSGSILQKSNLMAQLYGYSTEFELSRCLKIATYNILPLDDQGNRQWPQINDQADVILVDASCSAEAVARISPVKSLIHQGNIIY, encoded by the coding sequence ATGCATTCCATATCAAGAAAAGATTTTATAAAGAGTTCGTCTCTGCTACTGGCAGGTGGCAGTGTATTAAAAGGAGAAGCCTCCCCTGTGAAACAAGCTATTCAGATGGAACCAACCAACACATACAATAATTCAGCATTAGTCCTCAAGAATGTCCGATTGGAAACAGGTTTTGAATACGAAAATGAGGAAATCATTGGAACCAAAACAGACTTGTTTACGCTGGAATTCGAAAACGGAAAAATAAAAGCAATACTTCCTAACAAGCCTGATGCAGAAGCCGTGGATGCCAAAGGCTTCTTAATGCTTCCTGCAATGAAGGATATGCATATCCACCTGGACAAAACCTATTATGGTGGCCCCTGGAAAGCCCGGTCTAAGAAAAACAGATCGGTCAAAGATATGATAGTCTTTGAACAGAAGCTAATGCCTCAACTCTTGCCGTCATCAACTTATCGTGCAGAAAAGCTGATCGAGCTCTTACAGTCTCATGGGGTGAATTTCGCGAGAAGTCATGTCAATATAGAGCCTGCCTCTAAACTTGATTCGTTAAAAAATCTACAGGTTGCCATTGAGAACAAAAAAGATTCGTTTGGTACAGAATTGGTAGCCTTTCCGCAGCATGGAATATTCTACTCTCACTCAGAGCAACTAATGAAAGATGTCGCCACCATGGATATAGATTTTATCGGCGGACTAGATCCTTTCTCCATAGATGGAAGCATTGAGAAAAGTATTGACTTCATCGTCCAACTGGCCTTGGACAATAATAAAGGAATAGATATACATCTTCATGAAGGAGGGGAATCCGGACTCAAAACGGTAGAATACCTTATTCAAAAGGTAATGGAAAATCCCGCTTTACAGCATAAAACATTTTTGAGTCATTGTTTTGTTCTGGCGAAAATAGAAAATCAGAAACTTCAGGAGACTGCCGAAAAACTATCAAATGCTCATGTAGGCATCATATCTACTGTTCCGTTTGGAGGCATTATCATGCCTATCCCTACTCTTTATAAATATGGAGTAGATGTACGTACAGGTAATGACAGTATCATCGATCATTGGAATACATTCGGATCCGGAAGCATTCTTCAGAAGTCCAACCTGATGGCTCAGTTATATGGATATTCAACAGAATTTGAGCTATCCAGATGTTTAAAGATTGCGACTTACAATATTCTTCCGCTCGATGACCAAGGCAACAGACAGTGGCCTCAGATCAACGATCAGGCAGATGTTATTCTCGTAGATGCAAGCTGCTCCGCAGAAGCTGTAGCACGGATATCACCTGTCAAATCATTAATTCATCAGGGTAACATTATTTATTAA
- a CDS encoding ankyrin repeat domain-containing protein, which translates to MMNQFFLFFSIIFLNACESDMKTEMSSQLQTSIVEAVKSNKLAEVESLLKNGANVNSKDKNAKSLLLIATQSRYIEMAKLLINNGADVNLQDDIFDSPFLYAGAAGHTELVKLFLEHGARFDVYNRYHGTALIPACERGHLDVVKLLSGTPKFPINHINRLGWTALMEAVVLGNGSEVYVEIVNTLVKAGCDINIPDKDNITALEHAKARGYTAIAQVLENAGKR; encoded by the coding sequence ATGATGAATCAATTTTTCTTGTTCTTTTCCATCATTTTTCTCAATGCCTGCGAGTCAGATATGAAAACCGAAATGTCGTCACAACTTCAGACTTCTATAGTAGAAGCTGTTAAATCAAATAAACTGGCAGAAGTAGAATCCCTTCTTAAAAACGGAGCCAATGTCAATTCAAAAGATAAAAATGCAAAATCATTGTTGTTAATTGCGACCCAGTCACGATACATCGAGATGGCGAAATTGTTGATCAACAACGGAGCCGATGTCAATCTGCAGGATGATATTTTCGACAGTCCGTTTCTGTATGCCGGAGCAGCAGGACACACGGAATTAGTAAAGCTCTTTCTTGAACACGGAGCCCGCTTCGATGTTTACAACCGTTACCATGGCACGGCTTTGATTCCTGCATGCGAAAGAGGACATCTGGATGTTGTAAAATTACTGTCCGGAACTCCGAAATTCCCTATTAATCATATTAACAGACTTGGATGGACAGCTTTAATGGAAGCCGTAGTCCTCGGAAATGGCAGTGAAGTTTATGTCGAAATCGTGAATACATTGGTAAAAGCAGGCTGTGACATCAACATTCCGGACAAGGATAATATAACAGCTCTGGAACATGCAAAAGCCAGAGGATATACCGCTATTGCTCAGGTTCTGGAGAATGCAGGCAAGCGATAA